Proteins encoded within one genomic window of Verrucomicrobiota bacterium:
- a CDS encoding heme-dependent peroxidase — translation MSIPIVKLSRGIHVMHQFYRIDRLRWSALSESARGEALACLQAVRARYAAASHPRICTYANVGGKADLAFIAYASELAGVGEIHRAFEAAFPVGTLAPVYSYLSVTELPEYVTTEEDMKNTLVHAEKLEPGGEAFEKRMAEMRARQAEYEHYRLYPELPDWEVMAFYPMNKRRQGGDNWYALDFAARKKLMAGHARVGRKFSGRITQLITGSTGIDDWEWGVTLVAHQTDALKEIVYEMRFDEVSARYGEFGPFYVNLRLDPGDLWVHLGL, via the coding sequence ATGTCCATTCCCATCGTCAAACTTTCCCGTGGCATTCACGTCATGCACCAGTTTTACCGGATCGACCGGTTGCGGTGGTCCGCGTTGTCCGAGTCCGCTCGCGGTGAGGCGCTGGCCTGTCTCCAAGCGGTGAGGGCACGATACGCCGCCGCTTCGCATCCAAGGATCTGCACCTACGCAAACGTGGGAGGGAAAGCGGATCTTGCCTTTATCGCCTACGCGTCCGAGTTGGCCGGGGTGGGGGAGATTCACCGCGCGTTCGAGGCTGCGTTTCCGGTGGGCACCCTGGCGCCCGTCTACAGCTATCTCAGCGTGACGGAGCTTCCTGAGTACGTGACCACGGAAGAGGACATGAAGAACACGCTGGTCCACGCGGAGAAGTTGGAACCGGGAGGCGAGGCCTTTGAAAAACGGATGGCGGAGATGCGGGCGCGCCAGGCGGAGTACGAGCATTATCGGTTGTATCCGGAGCTGCCGGACTGGGAGGTGATGGCTTTTTACCCCATGAACAAGCGCCGCCAGGGCGGGGACAACTGGTATGCGTTGGATTTTGCGGCCCGCAAGAAACTCATGGCCGGGCATGCCCGGGTCGGGCGCAAGTTCTCCGGCCGCATCACCCAGTTGATCACGGGTTCGACGGGCATCGACGATTGGGAATGGGGCGTTACCCTGGTGGCGCATCAGACCGATGCGCTCAAGGAGATCGTTTATGAGATGCGCTTTGACGAAGTGAGCGCGCGCTACGGCGAATTCGGGCCTTTCTACGTGAATTTGCGCCTGGATCCCGGCGATTTGTGGGTTCACTTGGGACTTTAA
- a CDS encoding TolC family protein — MEGTVMKCSRWNRWVRETRPWFCAGIAWGLSMASPGVASIAPAVTNTMTLKQVVDRMLVRNESIQIKQIEAEVSRKGEAAERSVYEPRFVTSVDHLDSRRQNNAQQQSSLLSIPSFSERNSTYNAGIEFLIPTGAKLNTGATLRDLRNNLQSLRTLGREYEAFVGASVSQPLLKNFGPVATGSRIRLAALISDLAFQEYRRQFMTVVGRTESAYWDLYLTQEQERLTAESIGVASAILEDNKHRAQLGQSSEIEVLKAEAGVRLREARHKEARVRRVQASGQLAILISEPSVETNVVILASDRPEPILQPLTYYESYQQAFDLNPDYIARRKQAQQEKVRLAYAKNQRLPQLDLKASYGLNGLDSTAGGAWDTVTEKGFPAWSVGMELRIPLLGGLREKSEVEAARLNQKKALLAIREVESQITSALETALLRVKLQAENITNYGAAVDFHERLLKDQRERLQMGRVDTRSVLEVEEKLFEAKLAVLDSMVQHRKGMLDLELVSGSILQTRSLDLTKTELHTRTEQAMRGEMWSQSSLERYAREVERGDYRGDASPASLPQRQWIEQLRRKPSPPSAPSRPE, encoded by the coding sequence ATGGAAGGAACAGTCATGAAATGTTCGAGGTGGAATCGCTGGGTTCGTGAGACTCGGCCATGGTTTTGCGCGGGGATCGCGTGGGGGCTTTCGATGGCTTCCCCAGGAGTCGCCTCGATCGCGCCCGCGGTGACGAACACGATGACCTTGAAACAGGTCGTGGATCGGATGCTGGTTCGGAATGAAAGCATCCAGATCAAGCAGATCGAAGCCGAAGTGAGCCGGAAAGGCGAAGCGGCGGAACGTTCGGTGTATGAGCCGCGCTTCGTGACGTCGGTCGATCACTTGGACAGCCGGCGCCAGAACAATGCCCAACAGCAGAGCAGCCTGCTCTCGATTCCCAGTTTTTCGGAGCGCAACAGCACTTACAACGCGGGCATCGAATTTCTCATCCCCACCGGAGCGAAACTCAATACGGGAGCGACCCTGCGCGATTTGCGCAACAACCTGCAATCTCTGCGCACCCTGGGGCGTGAGTACGAGGCTTTCGTCGGCGCCAGCGTCAGCCAGCCGTTGTTGAAAAACTTTGGCCCGGTGGCCACCGGATCCCGCATCCGGCTGGCCGCGTTGATCTCCGACCTCGCGTTTCAGGAATACCGCCGTCAATTCATGACGGTGGTGGGACGAACGGAGTCCGCGTATTGGGATTTGTATTTGACCCAGGAACAGGAGCGCCTGACGGCGGAATCCATTGGCGTGGCGTCAGCCATCCTGGAAGACAACAAGCATCGGGCGCAACTTGGGCAATCCTCGGAGATCGAGGTGTTGAAGGCGGAGGCGGGCGTGCGGTTGCGCGAGGCGCGCCACAAGGAAGCGCGCGTGCGCCGGGTGCAAGCCTCGGGTCAGTTGGCCATTTTGATCTCGGAGCCCAGTGTGGAAACGAACGTGGTGATTCTGGCCTCGGACCGTCCTGAACCGATCTTGCAGCCCTTGACTTATTACGAGAGCTATCAACAGGCCTTCGATTTGAATCCGGATTACATTGCGCGACGCAAACAGGCGCAGCAGGAGAAGGTGCGGCTGGCTTATGCCAAAAACCAGAGATTGCCGCAGTTGGATTTAAAGGCGAGTTACGGGCTCAACGGACTCGATTCCACCGCGGGTGGCGCCTGGGACACCGTGACCGAGAAGGGCTTTCCGGCGTGGTCGGTCGGGATGGAGTTGCGGATTCCCTTGCTCGGCGGCCTGCGCGAGAAGAGCGAGGTTGAAGCGGCCCGTCTCAATCAGAAGAAGGCATTGCTGGCCATCCGCGAGGTGGAGTCCCAGATCACCTCGGCGCTGGAAACGGCGTTGTTGAGGGTGAAGTTGCAAGCCGAGAATATCACGAATTACGGCGCGGCCGTGGATTTCCACGAGAGGCTGCTGAAAGATCAGCGGGAGCGATTGCAAATGGGCCGTGTGGACACGCGGTCCGTGTTGGAAGTCGAGGAGAAGCTGTTCGAGGCCAAGTTGGCTGTGCTCGACAGCATGGTGCAGCACCGGAAAGGGATGTTGGACCTGGAGCTGGTCAGCGGCTCGATCTTGCAGACGCGTTCATTGGATTTGACGAAGACAGAGTTGCACACCCGGACCGAGCAGGCCATGCGGGGGGAAATGTGGAGTCAGTCCTCGCTGGAACGTTACGCCCGCGAGGTGGAGCGGGGCGATTATCGAGGCGATGCGAGCCCCGCTTCGTTGCCGCAGCGCCAGTGGATCGAGCAGTTGCGCCGGAAACCTTCGCCGCCTTCCGCGCCTTCGCGACCTGAATGA
- a CDS encoding alpha/beta hydrolase yields the protein MIICPGGGYWNLAWDLEGEEVAAWLNTVGVTAFVLKYRVPRRPGQPEPLPAPGPLLDAQRAVSLVRSRAAEWAIDPKRIGMVGFSAGGHLAVATATHFDQRAYEPIDEMDQISCRPDFAIAVYPGYFIEQRPAGQEINKDVLAPYVRIPKDTPPILLVHASDDAVAGAENSVVLYLALKRAKVPTEMHVYAQGGHGFGVRKSSLPCST from the coding sequence ATGATCATCTGTCCGGGGGGAGGATACTGGAACTTGGCCTGGGATCTGGAAGGCGAGGAGGTGGCCGCCTGGCTGAACACGGTTGGAGTCACGGCGTTTGTGCTCAAGTATCGTGTGCCGCGCCGTCCGGGCCAGCCGGAGCCGCTGCCGGCTCCGGGACCTTTGCTGGACGCGCAACGGGCGGTTAGTCTGGTGAGGAGTCGGGCCGCGGAATGGGCGATCGATCCGAAACGGATCGGCATGGTTGGATTCTCGGCGGGCGGGCATCTGGCTGTGGCTACGGCGACGCACTTCGACCAGCGCGCCTACGAGCCGATCGACGAAATGGATCAGATCAGTTGCCGGCCCGACTTCGCGATCGCCGTTTATCCCGGTTATTTCATCGAACAGCGGCCTGCGGGTCAGGAGATCAACAAGGATGTTCTCGCGCCCTATGTTCGAATTCCGAAGGACACGCCACCGATCCTCCTGGTGCATGCAAGCGACGATGCGGTGGCCGGAGCGGAGAACAGCGTGGTGTTGTACCTCGCTTTGAAGCGGGCGAAAGTGCCAACGGAGATGCATGTCTATGCGCAGGGCGGCCACGGCTTCGGGGTTCGCAAAAGCAGCCTGCCCTGTTCGACCTGA
- a CDS encoding carbon-nitrogen hydrolase family protein gives MVDQSIPNSPIVAPGSLAHDATLMETRRRLGQLAILWLTFQAAALHAADSTNTVRIAAAQAARRVIDFRLPPERALAEVDKNLDELERIIHRAGEAKCDALVLPEDTPGLLNWVGSNETEAKALLPKAVDRVIQRLGTAAARHSMYLVVCSDFTESDGGIYNTAFLLGRDGKELGRYHKVCPTWGEAGARRRGNSFPVFPTKDLGTASMLICYDLVVPETARCVALAGADIIFFPTMGGAAIGSDDIGVQALRVRAAENFIWLVVAQRGSGAMIISPQGKIVATAEGPDSLAIADIEVRGGSARAATR, from the coding sequence ATGGTCGATCAAAGCATTCCCAATTCTCCGATTGTCGCGCCAGGCTCATTGGCCCATGATGCGACTCTCATGGAAACCCGAAGACGCCTTGGCCAACTGGCAATCCTGTGGCTCACCTTCCAGGCCGCGGCGCTTCACGCGGCCGATTCCACCAACACCGTCAGAATCGCCGCCGCGCAGGCGGCACGGCGCGTCATCGACTTTCGTCTCCCGCCTGAAAGGGCACTGGCCGAGGTGGACAAGAACCTCGACGAACTTGAACGGATCATCCATCGCGCCGGCGAGGCGAAGTGTGACGCGCTGGTCCTCCCCGAAGACACCCCCGGCTTGCTGAACTGGGTCGGATCGAACGAGACGGAGGCGAAGGCATTACTGCCGAAGGCGGTGGACCGGGTGATTCAACGCCTTGGAACCGCCGCCGCCCGCCACAGCATGTATCTGGTCGTGTGCAGCGACTTTACGGAAAGCGATGGAGGCATTTACAACACCGCCTTTCTGCTGGGTCGCGACGGCAAAGAGTTGGGGCGCTATCACAAAGTGTGTCCAACGTGGGGAGAGGCGGGCGCGCGCCGGCGGGGAAATTCGTTCCCAGTATTTCCGACGAAGGACCTGGGCACGGCCTCGATGCTGATCTGTTACGACCTCGTGGTTCCGGAAACCGCACGCTGCGTCGCTTTGGCCGGGGCCGACATCATCTTCTTCCCGACCATGGGCGGCGCGGCCATTGGCAGCGATGACATCGGAGTGCAGGCGTTGCGGGTGCGAGCGGCGGAGAATTTCATCTGGCTGGTCGTCGCGCAACGCGGCAGCGGGGCCATGATCATTTCGCCCCAGGGCAAAATTGTCGCCACGGCCGAGGGCCCGGACAGTCTGGCCATCGCGGATATCGAGGTCCGGGGGGGCAGCGCACGGGCGGCGACGCGCTGA
- a CDS encoding alpha/beta hydrolase, with product MINPAQAQTPAPAHSRLVSTRDVPYATPANSRQRVDIYAPEGAKHLPVVFWIHGGGWESGDRTAIQLKPQAFVDKGFVFVSTGYRLLAEVEMATIFRDVAKSLGWVHGNIARYGGDPTRIFVMGHSAGAQLAALICIDERYLKAEGVPFTRIKGCVPVDGDTFDVPAIIETAETRRRVHGLPQAKVGHRVKFGNDPAKHRDYSAVTHVTKGRNIPPFLILHVAEHPDTTAQAQRLDAVLKDAGISSKLFGARDTTHSRINENLGLPEDAPSRALFEFVAEMLKR from the coding sequence ATGATCAATCCAGCACAAGCCCAGACCCCGGCGCCCGCCCACTCCAGGCTTGTCTCAACGCGCGACGTTCCCTACGCCACGCCGGCGAACTCGCGGCAGAGAGTGGACATCTATGCGCCGGAGGGCGCGAAGCACTTGCCGGTCGTCTTTTGGATTCATGGTGGAGGTTGGGAGAGCGGCGACCGGACCGCCATCCAACTCAAGCCGCAGGCGTTCGTGGACAAGGGGTTTGTGTTTGTTTCCACGGGATACCGGCTCTTGGCTGAAGTCGAGATGGCGACCATCTTCCGCGATGTGGCCAAGTCCCTTGGCTGGGTCCATGGCAACATCGCCCGGTACGGTGGGGATCCGACGCGTATCTTCGTCATGGGCCACTCGGCCGGCGCACAACTCGCGGCACTGATTTGCATTGATGAGCGTTATCTGAAAGCCGAAGGGGTGCCCTTCACGAGGATCAAGGGTTGCGTGCCGGTGGATGGCGACACTTTCGATGTGCCGGCGATCATCGAGACTGCCGAGACGCGACGCCGGGTGCATGGCCTGCCGCAAGCGAAGGTCGGACACCGCGTGAAGTTCGGCAACGATCCGGCGAAGCACCGGGATTACTCCGCGGTGACGCACGTGACCAAGGGCAGGAATATTCCGCCGTTCTTGATTCTCCACGTGGCCGAGCATCCCGACACGACGGCGCAAGCGCAACGCCTCGACGCTGTGCTGAAGGACGCTGGGATTTCCAGCAAACTCTTCGGAGCCAGGGACACCACGCACAGTCGCATCAACGAAAACCTCGGTCTGCCGGAAGATGCGCCCTCGAGGGCGCTATTCGAGTTTGTGGCGGAAATGCTGAAGCGGTGA